Within the Acidimicrobiales bacterium genome, the region AGACCGCACTCGCGAGCTTGTGCTCACGGCCAAGGGCGGGTGCCACCCCGAGCGAGCCGTTTCTGTCACAGCATGGAGCCGAGGTCGCTGCCTACGGTGGGGTAGGCGGCGGTCATCGATTTGAGTTGTCGGGTGGTGAGGCCGAGTTTGATCGCGAGCGCACAGATGTTGATGAGTTCGCCGTATTCGGGTCCGAGCATGTGGGCGCCGACGATGGTGTCGGTGTTGCGGTCGATGAGGATCTTGGCCGCCGCGGTCGTCTCGCCGATGCGGTAGTTGGAGTACCAGCCGCTGGTGTCGGTGTAGCGGACGTCGAGATCGATGCCGGCATCGCGGGCGTCGGTCTCGAGCAGGCCGACACGGGTGAGTTCGGGGATGGTGAACACGGCAGTCGCGATGCCGGTGTAGTCGGGGGTGATGGTGGCGGCTTTGAGCATGTTGGAAGCGGCGACCTTGCCTTCGAACACGGCGACCGGAGTGAGCGGTGCACCGGGTGTGTCCGCGGCGTCACCGGCAGCGTAGACGCGAGGGTTGGTGCTGCTCTGGAGGTGCTCGGCGACGTGGACGCCGTGCGGGCCGTGGGCGATGTCAGCGGTGTCGAGGTCGAGACGGGTGAGTTCGGGTTCGCGGCCGGCGCCGTGGACGACGAGGTCGGTGGTGATGGTGGTCTGTCGTCCGTGGTCGTCGAGGGTGACTTCGTAGCCGTCGCTGGTGGGGTGGACGGCGATGATCTCGGTGTTGCGGTGGAAGTCGATGCCAGCGGAGTGGCTTCGGGTGACGAGTAGCTCGACGAGGTCGGGGTCGAAGCCGCGCAGTGGGCGGGGTCCGTGGTCGACGATGACGGTTTTGGTGCCGGCGCGGGCTGCGATGTGGGCGAACTCAAAGGAGATGAACCCGCCTCCGACGAACAGGATTCGCGGGGGGAGTTGTTCGAGGTACAAGAACGCGGTGGAGTCGATGAGGTGATCGGCGCCGGGGAAGTCGAGCGGGCGTGGTCGGGCGCCGGTGGCGATCAGGGTGTGGCGAAACTGGTAGGTCGTGCCTTCGATGTCGAGCCGGTCCGGGCCGGTGAATAGCGCGGTGCCGTGCAGCGTGTCGACGCCGTGGCGTCCCAGGTTGGTTTCCATGTTGGTGGGCACCGGGTCGGTGAAGCCGTGCATGTGGGCGCTGAGCGCTGGCCAGTCGATGCGCAGCCCGGCCAGGTCGATGCCCTTGCCGGTGAGAAGGTTCGCGGCGTCGATGATCTCGGCGCCGCGCCGCAGGATCTTCTTCGGGTCGCACCCGCGCAGTGCGCAAGTGCCGCCGTAGGGGAGGTCGTCGACGATCGCGACTCGCCATCCGGCTCGGGCGCATTTCTCGGCTGCGGCAGCGCCTCCCATACCTGCGCCGATCACGATCAGGTCGTACGGGTCCGTCGCGCTCATGATGTGCCGACCTTCCCCGTCGCGGTTGCCGTGGTGGCGGCTTTC harbors:
- a CDS encoding NAD(P)/FAD-dependent oxidoreductase; its protein translation is MSATDPYDLIVIGAGMGGAAAAEKCARAGWRVAIVDDLPYGGTCALRGCDPKKILRRGAEIIDAANLLTGKGIDLAGLRIDWPALSAHMHGFTDPVPTNMETNLGRHGVDTLHGTALFTGPDRLDIEGTTYQFRHTLIATGARPRPLDFPGADHLIDSTAFLYLEQLPPRILFVGGGFISFEFAHIAARAGTKTVIVDHGPRPLRGFDPDLVELLVTRSHSAGIDFHRNTEIIAVHPTSDGYEVTLDDHGRQTTITTDLVVHGAGREPELTRLDLDTADIAHGPHGVHVAEHLQSSTNPRVYAAGDAADTPGAPLTPVAVFEGKVAASNMLKAATITPDYTGIATAVFTIPELTRVGLLETDARDAGIDLDVRYTDTSGWYSNYRIGETTAAAKILIDRNTDTIVGAHMLGPEYGELINICALAIKLGLTTRQLKSMTAAYPTVGSDLGSML